A window of the Vallitalea okinawensis genome harbors these coding sequences:
- a CDS encoding MarR family winged helix-turn-helix transcriptional regulator, with the protein MADQYENHKLIYDITDKAGLILSEMAKLSRLIDENSDIPNSLQSTLGKIYRYEGKTQSEISKIYNMDKQNTIKYVSELEKRGYIYKVDLDSKRKGIYLTDKGKKINEHFMKTRGAFLDLALAQISPDHLLLTRQTMEQLCDILITYIEGIE; encoded by the coding sequence TTGGCTGATCAATATGAAAATCACAAACTGATCTATGATATTACAGATAAGGCAGGATTAATCCTTTCTGAGATGGCGAAACTCTCAAGATTAATTGATGAAAATAGTGATATCCCTAATTCTTTACAAAGCACTCTTGGCAAGATATATCGTTATGAAGGTAAAACTCAAAGTGAAATTTCCAAGATTTATAATATGGATAAGCAGAATACTATTAAGTATGTATCTGAATTAGAAAAAAGAGGTTACATTTATAAAGTTGACTTGGATAGTAAACGTAAAGGAATTTATTTAACGGATAAAGGGAAAAAGATCAATGAACATTTTATGAAAACACGGGGAGCTTTTTTAGATCTTGCTCTTGCACAAATCTCACCAGACCATTTACTCCTAACCCGCCAGACAATGGAGCAATTATGTGATATATTGATAACATATATCGAAGGTATAGAATAA
- a CDS encoding glycoside hydrolase family 13 protein — protein MEKKWWHSSVVYQIYPRSFNDTNGDGIGDLKGIIEKLDYLRELGINVIWLSPVYKSPMDDNGYDISDYQDIAHEFGTLDDMEELIKAAQQRGIKIIMDLVVNHTSDEHPWFKEALKSKENPYRDYYIWRKPAEDGGVPNDLDSVFGGSAWEYDEASGEYFLHLFSKRQPDLNWENPKVQEEVHNMMNWWLDKGIGGFRMDVIDLIGKEIDKGITGNGPRLHQLLQEMNKATFGKRDVLTVGETWGATPEIAKMYSDPKRNEVSMVFQFEHITLDWDEEHGKWRPKELDLVKLKEILSKWQVELKDQGWNSLFWNNHDLPRVVSKRGNEQKYRVESAKMLATLLHFMKGTPYIYQGEELGMTNVQFNSLDDYDDIETINFYKEKTEEGFSHEEMMKAIWENGRDNARTPVQWDASDNAGFTTGEPWIKVNPNYTTINAENALSDQDSIFYYYKKLIELRKNMDVIVYGEFELILKEDLNIFAYTRTLGEEKILVINNVTDQEVTFESPEAYEVTETLISNYRDAKAQPNSMVLRPYEAVAYKIK, from the coding sequence ATGGAGAAAAAATGGTGGCATAGTTCAGTTGTGTATCAAATTTATCCTAGAAGTTTTAATGATACCAATGGTGATGGTATAGGTGATTTAAAAGGTATTATAGAGAAGTTAGATTACTTAAGAGAATTAGGTATTAATGTCATTTGGTTAAGTCCTGTGTACAAATCTCCTATGGATGATAACGGCTATGATATCTCTGATTATCAAGATATTGCCCATGAGTTTGGTACTTTGGATGACATGGAAGAATTGATAAAGGCTGCCCAACAGCGTGGTATTAAGATAATTATGGACTTAGTGGTCAATCATACATCGGATGAGCATCCTTGGTTTAAAGAAGCGTTAAAATCTAAGGAAAATCCTTATCGTGATTATTATATCTGGAGAAAACCTGCTGAGGATGGTGGTGTACCAAATGATTTAGATTCTGTCTTTGGAGGTTCTGCTTGGGAATACGATGAAGCATCAGGTGAGTATTTCTTACATTTATTCTCGAAAAGACAACCGGACCTTAATTGGGAGAATCCTAAGGTTCAAGAAGAAGTTCATAACATGATGAATTGGTGGTTAGATAAGGGAATTGGCGGTTTCAGAATGGATGTAATCGACCTTATCGGTAAAGAAATAGATAAAGGTATCACAGGGAATGGACCTCGACTTCATCAACTCCTTCAAGAAATGAACAAAGCAACATTCGGTAAGAGAGATGTTTTAACAGTAGGTGAAACATGGGGAGCAACGCCAGAGATTGCTAAAATGTATTCAGATCCAAAGAGAAATGAAGTCAGCATGGTATTTCAATTTGAACACATCACATTGGACTGGGATGAAGAACATGGCAAATGGCGTCCAAAGGAATTAGATTTAGTCAAATTAAAAGAAATTTTATCTAAATGGCAAGTGGAATTAAAAGATCAAGGATGGAACTCTTTGTTCTGGAATAATCATGATTTACCAAGAGTTGTTTCTAAAAGAGGGAATGAGCAAAAGTATCGTGTTGAGTCGGCTAAGATGTTAGCCACATTACTTCATTTCATGAAGGGAACACCTTATATTTATCAAGGAGAAGAGCTTGGGATGACTAATGTTCAATTCAATTCTCTGGATGATTATGATGATATTGAAACTATTAATTTCTATAAGGAAAAAACAGAAGAAGGCTTTAGCCATGAGGAAATGATGAAAGCTATATGGGAAAATGGTCGAGATAATGCTCGTACACCAGTGCAATGGGATGCATCAGATAACGCTGGTTTTACCACAGGAGAGCCTTGGATAAAAGTTAATCCCAATTATACAACCATTAATGCTGAAAATGCTCTAAGTGATCAAGATTCAATCTTCTATTATTATAAAAAACTCATTGAATTGCGTAAGAATATGGATGTTATTGTTTATGGTGAGTTTGAGTTGATCCTAAAAGAAGATCTAAATATCTTTGCTTATACGAGAACATTAGGTGAAGAAAAGATATTAGTCATCAATAATGTAACAGACCAAGAAGTTACTTTTGAAAGTCCAGAAGCTTATGAAGTTACTGAAACATTAATTAGCAATTATAGGGATGCAAAAGCGCAACCAAACTCAATGGTATTGCGTCCTTATGAAGCTGTTGCTTACAAAATAAAATAA
- a CDS encoding carbohydrate kinase family protein: MAHISVFGQMNVDIIFDEFGRLPDLGEEVFAKNFDVQLGGGPMVYPIVLNRLGIPGRLGTFLGDDLASRIAKELLGQMDFKDYVNFYEGKEGHPVVVTSVLSFPTDRSFICFNEGVRENSLDDQKVYDFLTGSKVVFAPHGFDEVMIRLKNEGTKIIFDTGWEDDLHISMFKETLKYVEVFTPNDKEALKMTETNNLQDAIKVLAEYVKHPVISVGGEGCLTYYNNQVVHVPMPVKFNAIDTTGAGDNFLAGIIYGLYNDWDIIKSMQMGNILGGYSTTALGCYKAGITLEVAMDYMKKYKSIMAS; encoded by the coding sequence ATGGCACATATTTCAGTATTTGGACAGATGAACGTTGATATAATATTTGATGAGTTCGGTCGTTTACCCGACTTAGGTGAAGAGGTTTTTGCTAAGAATTTCGATGTTCAGTTAGGTGGCGGACCTATGGTATATCCAATTGTTCTTAACCGATTAGGTATACCTGGACGTCTAGGGACTTTTTTAGGAGATGATTTAGCAAGTCGAATTGCTAAAGAACTTCTAGGACAAATGGATTTTAAAGACTATGTAAATTTTTATGAAGGAAAAGAAGGGCATCCTGTTGTTGTTACCAGTGTCCTATCATTTCCTACAGATCGTAGCTTTATTTGCTTTAATGAAGGGGTAAGGGAGAATTCACTTGATGATCAGAAAGTTTATGACTTTCTTACAGGATCAAAAGTTGTCTTTGCACCTCATGGGTTTGACGAAGTGATGATACGACTAAAAAATGAGGGGACAAAGATTATTTTTGATACAGGGTGGGAAGATGATCTGCATATCAGTATGTTTAAAGAAACACTAAAATATGTAGAGGTATTTACTCCTAATGATAAAGAGGCGCTGAAAATGACTGAAACCAACAACCTACAAGATGCGATTAAAGTTCTCGCTGAGTATGTGAAGCATCCTGTTATAAGTGTGGGTGGAGAAGGTTGTTTAACCTATTATAACAATCAAGTTGTACATGTTCCCATGCCTGTTAAGTTTAATGCCATAGATACAACAGGTGCTGGTGATAACTTTTTAGCTGGTATCATTTATGGTTTATATAATGATTGGGATATTATTAAGTCTATGCAAATGGGGAATATTCTAGGTGGCTATTCTACGACTGCATTAGGTTGTTATAAGGCTGGTATTACGTTAGAGGTTGCTATGGATTATATGAAAAAATATAAGTCTATCATGGCATCATAA
- a CDS encoding family 4 glycosyl hydrolase — translation MKLTVLGGGGVRSPFLAKSIVSNADMVGINEIVFMDNDKEKLFIYGKIAMNLAKRINPDIKFSITSDAKEALTDADFVITTLRVGGDEGRVSDERIALNNGLLGQETTGAGGFAMALRSVPALIDYCHLIREVAKPEALVFNFTNPSGIVTQALRSQGFDNVYGICDAPSEFIKQLREILDVEPEDFDITCFGLNHLSWFKDAKVKGKDVMGEILNHPKLYTDTEMRLFQPELTRMSGDLLLNEYLYFYYYREQAIDSINKSGKTRGETILEINNQMTKALKEINIDEDFEEAFKIFMTHYLIRENSYFSIESGQLRPKQLNVPSVQEVIETPDEGGYAGVALNFVRAYSTGERTLMVLSIPNEGAIEGLADDDVVEISCVIDKKKVTPIAVGEIKDMQMNLIKTIKYYERKTIEAILNKDRDMAIKALTVHPLINSYSLATELVDGYLEQYKDYVGEWN, via the coding sequence ATGAAACTAACAGTGCTTGGTGGTGGAGGCGTTAGATCACCATTTTTAGCTAAATCCATTGTCAGTAATGCAGACATGGTAGGAATAAATGAAATTGTATTTATGGATAACGATAAAGAAAAACTCTTTATATATGGTAAGATAGCCATGAATTTGGCTAAAAGAATTAATCCAGATATTAAGTTTTCTATAACAAGTGATGCTAAAGAAGCTTTAACAGATGCAGATTTTGTCATTACAACTCTAAGGGTTGGTGGCGATGAAGGTCGAGTAAGTGATGAGCGTATAGCATTAAATAATGGTTTATTAGGTCAAGAAACAACTGGTGCAGGTGGTTTTGCAATGGCCCTAAGATCTGTTCCTGCTCTTATTGATTATTGTCATTTAATTAGAGAAGTTGCGAAACCAGAGGCATTAGTTTTTAACTTTACAAATCCTTCAGGAATTGTTACGCAAGCATTAAGAAGTCAAGGATTTGATAACGTATATGGAATATGCGATGCTCCAAGTGAATTCATCAAACAATTACGTGAAATATTGGATGTAGAACCTGAAGATTTTGATATCACTTGCTTTGGTTTGAATCATTTATCTTGGTTTAAAGACGCTAAAGTAAAAGGAAAAGACGTGATGGGTGAGATTCTTAATCATCCTAAACTTTATACAGATACAGAAATGAGACTTTTTCAACCAGAGTTGACAAGAATGTCAGGAGATTTGTTATTAAATGAGTATTTATATTTCTATTATTATAGAGAGCAAGCCATCGATTCTATCAACAAATCCGGTAAAACTCGTGGTGAGACTATCTTAGAAATCAATAATCAAATGACTAAAGCTTTAAAAGAGATCAATATTGATGAAGATTTTGAAGAAGCATTTAAAATCTTTATGACCCATTATTTAATACGTGAAAACAGTTATTTCTCTATTGAATCAGGTCAATTAAGACCTAAACAATTGAATGTACCTTCTGTTCAAGAAGTTATTGAGACGCCAGATGAAGGTGGTTATGCAGGTGTAGCACTTAACTTTGTCAGAGCTTACTCAACTGGAGAAAGAACCCTTATGGTATTATCTATACCTAATGAAGGTGCTATAGAAGGTCTAGCAGACGATGATGTGGTTGAAATTTCATGTGTTATTGATAAGAAAAAAGTGACACCTATAGCTGTTGGTGAAATTAAGGATATGCAAATGAACCTCATTAAGACCATCAAATATTATGAAAGAAAAACTATCGAAGCCATTTTAAACAAAGATAGGGATATGGCAATTAAGGCATTAACAGTTCATCCGCTAATTAACTCTTATTCTTTAGCGACTGAGCTAGTGGATGGATATTTAGAACAATACAAGGATTACGTTGGAGAGTGGAATTAA
- a CDS encoding flavodoxin, translating to MKDLAIIYWSGTGNTEAMANAIADGAKEAGSSVKLLDVDSATIEDVTSASVLAFGCPSMGDEVLEEMSFEPFIESLEGNDIKKPTLLFGSYDWGDGQWMREWADRMKGYGSLLINDGHIVNNEPGDDDIKELQDLGASLVK from the coding sequence ATGAAAGATCTAGCAATCATTTACTGGAGTGGAACCGGTAATACTGAAGCTATGGCAAACGCAATTGCAGATGGTGCTAAAGAAGCTGGTTCATCTGTAAAACTATTAGACGTAGATAGTGCTACTATTGAAGATGTTACATCAGCAAGTGTCTTAGCCTTTGGTTGTCCTTCAATGGGCGATGAAGTATTAGAAGAAATGTCTTTTGAACCATTTATTGAATCTTTAGAAGGCAATGATATTAAGAAACCTACACTTTTATTCGGCTCTTACGACTGGGGAGATGGTCAGTGGATGCGTGAGTGGGCTGACAGAATGAAAGGTTATGGCTCACTATTAATTAATGATGGGCATATCGTTAACAATGAGCCTGGTGATGACGATATTAAAGAACTTCAAGATTTAGGAGCTTCTTTAGTAAAGTAA
- a CDS encoding MarR family winged helix-turn-helix transcriptional regulator: MEEALFNDLFLNMVQLMPLFRKKLGPAYDRVDRVDKILKKNQIGTVMMVGHNGQMTSTMLGKCLDMKKGSLTTLIDSLEEKGFVYRERDKKDRRKTWIRLTEQGQNYRQEKYRLLKQEYAEILSNLSDKEVQELHESIVKVVNIVDKL, encoded by the coding sequence ATGGAAGAGGCTTTGTTTAATGATCTATTTCTAAATATGGTACAGTTGATGCCACTATTTCGTAAAAAACTTGGACCTGCTTACGATCGAGTAGATCGAGTTGATAAAATATTAAAAAAGAATCAAATAGGAACAGTAATGATGGTTGGACATAACGGACAAATGACATCAACGATGTTAGGAAAATGCCTAGATATGAAAAAAGGGAGTTTAACCACACTCATTGATTCTCTTGAAGAAAAAGGATTCGTTTATCGAGAAAGAGATAAAAAAGATAGAAGAAAAACATGGATTAGATTAACGGAACAAGGACAAAACTATCGCCAAGAAAAATATAGGTTATTAAAACAGGAATATGCTGAAATTCTGAGTAATTTATCAGATAAAGAAGTACAAGAACTTCATGAATCTATTGTAAAAGTTGTTAACATTGTCGATAAATTGTAA
- a CDS encoding DUF3793 family protein — protein sequence MEHKRLMQECFLSIEQLEKRDYLKAYLIYYTAPTIVGVKPSTIITINNQKGVKALWDSYGRKVIDELGLYVHTIKEDERKVTILLYHSISLEATLRQPKHRAFLKRFGYNNAALHQSLERLKDRFEHLCPHEMGIFLGFPLDEVIAYMECPNQECLLCGYWKVYKDQEYAEKTFKLFDQLRYNMLQSFVQDKTIAA from the coding sequence ATGGAACATAAAAGGCTTATGCAAGAATGCTTTTTATCTATTGAACAATTAGAAAAAAGGGACTACCTAAAAGCATACCTAATCTACTATACAGCCCCAACAATTGTGGGAGTTAAGCCATCAACTATTATAACAATTAATAATCAAAAGGGTGTCAAAGCATTATGGGATAGTTATGGTCGGAAAGTTATTGATGAATTAGGACTATATGTACATACAATTAAAGAAGATGAGAGAAAAGTAACAATCTTGCTATACCATTCAATTAGTCTTGAAGCTACCTTAAGACAGCCTAAGCATAGAGCTTTCTTAAAAAGATTCGGTTATAATAATGCTGCGCTACATCAATCATTAGAACGTCTTAAAGACCGTTTTGAACATTTATGTCCTCATGAAATGGGTATCTTTTTAGGATTTCCCTTAGATGAAGTCATTGCCTATATGGAGTGCCCCAATCAAGAGTGTCTATTGTGTGGATATTGGAAGGTTTATAAGGATCAAGAATATGCTGAAAAGACTTTTAAATTATTCGATCAGCTACGATACAACATGCTACAGTCCTTTGTTCAAGATAAGACGATAGCCGCATAG
- a CDS encoding winged helix-turn-helix domain-containing protein codes for MKLTKKQAREFILSHQKLIQPRSLSGRDAVYDFIKHVGCIQFDPLNMVGYNPFLVLQSRIKDFKGDDLYHLIYDDRKLLDGWDKCMSIYPVEDWPYFERYRKEAYDRYANNSEAIKELLPQIREDIHQHGPLSSKDIKIDYKIDWAWAPTRAPRAVLESMFYWGEILVHHKVGTRRFYDYVEKHIPQEILGKSDPNQTLEDYLEWHVKRRIGAIGLLWDRASDAWIGIHWMKTKERRAAIERLINKKEIIPVSIEGIKYPCYIRQEEKDLLEKVMNGLTYESKVSFIAPLDNMLWDRNLIEELFNFEYRWEVYTPAAKRKYGYYVLPVLYGDRLIGRFEPRYYKEKGLLEIKNWWWESVIALDEALIVEIAASLECLMAYLGVEEVKFIGKDKEFKKVIKKIK; via the coding sequence TACAGCCAAGAAGTTTATCTGGGAGGGATGCAGTTTATGACTTTATTAAACATGTTGGATGTATACAATTTGATCCATTAAATATGGTAGGCTATAATCCATTCCTAGTTTTACAATCAAGAATAAAAGACTTTAAAGGTGATGATTTATATCATTTAATCTATGATGATAGAAAGTTATTGGATGGCTGGGATAAATGTATGTCAATATATCCTGTGGAGGATTGGCCTTACTTTGAGAGGTATCGAAAAGAAGCCTATGACCGATATGCTAATAATAGTGAAGCTATAAAAGAGCTTTTACCTCAAATAAGAGAAGATATTCATCAACATGGACCTTTGTCATCAAAGGATATTAAGATTGATTATAAGATTGATTGGGCATGGGCTCCAACAAGAGCACCTCGTGCAGTTTTGGAAAGTATGTTTTATTGGGGAGAAATACTTGTTCATCATAAAGTTGGGACAAGAAGATTCTATGACTATGTTGAAAAACATATACCACAGGAAATTCTGGGTAAATCTGATCCTAATCAAACATTAGAAGACTACTTAGAATGGCATGTAAAGAGGCGTATAGGTGCTATTGGGCTATTGTGGGACAGAGCAAGTGATGCATGGATAGGTATTCACTGGATGAAAACTAAGGAGCGTCGTGCTGCCATTGAAAGATTAATCAATAAGAAAGAAATTATTCCTGTCTCTATTGAAGGAATCAAATATCCTTGTTATATTCGTCAGGAAGAAAAAGATCTTCTTGAAAAGGTCATGAATGGGTTAACCTATGAGTCAAAAGTCTCTTTCATCGCACCTCTGGATAATATGCTTTGGGATCGAAATCTGATAGAAGAACTTTTTAATTTTGAATACAGGTGGGAAGTTTATACACCTGCAGCCAAAAGGAAGTATGGTTACTATGTGTTGCCTGTACTTTATGGAGATCGACTAATTGGACGATTTGAACCAAGGTATTATAAGGAAAAGGGATTATTGGAGATAAAAAACTGGTGGTGGGAATCAGTGATTGCTTTAGATGAGGCGTTAATAGTAGAAATTGCTGCTTCTTTGGAATGTTTAATGGCATATCTAGGTGTTGAAGAAGTAAAGTTTATAGGTAAAGATAAAGAGTTTAAGAAAGTTATTAAAAAGATTAAATAG
- a CDS encoding ribosomal maturation YjgA family protein, with protein sequence MRRNRLIYFMLTLIVMTMGLAIRVSGLPLPGFITTYGGDTLWALMIFLGLGIVFNRMPTLWSTIMALLFCYSIEVSQLYQGDMINSIRQTTLGGLILGFGFLWSDIICYTIGVGIGFLGESLLYARVKHME encoded by the coding sequence ATGAGAAGGAATCGACTTATTTATTTCATGCTAACCTTGATCGTCATGACTATGGGGTTGGCAATACGAGTGTCCGGGTTACCACTCCCAGGTTTTATAACTACTTACGGCGGTGATACTCTTTGGGCATTAATGATATTTTTAGGTTTGGGTATAGTATTTAATAGGATGCCAACATTGTGGAGCACCATCATGGCGTTATTATTCTGTTATAGTATTGAAGTGAGTCAACTTTATCAGGGCGATATGATTAATTCCATTAGACAAACGACTTTAGGGGGATTAATTCTTGGTTTTGGTTTCCTATGGAGTGATATTATCTGCTATACCATAGGTGTCGGGATAGGTTTTCTAGGCGAGAGTTTACTTTATGCAAGAGTTAAACATATGGAATAG
- a CDS encoding N-acetylmuramoyl-L-alanine amidase: MQYRKIIIVFILFTFFTTLSNAQDKNSILETTIHNLVRDQVLTTSLRDGETFISTDELIDLLEGDITFDSTSQEVYILCKNTFILLSIDESFAYVNGTYTAMDAPTQLEVIDDKTHIMTPINFMLDALQIRDLSDEPMFEVPLHPTLSEDIMSEQTTEDVIDVQLPLTDEEEIDGNKNYEYIIVIDPGHGGNDPGKPNDGENYAGMDEKVANLNLALIVNELLSQHDEIKVYMTRTDDTYPTLKERCNLANEMEADLFISIHHNSFAPIVNGTETYYYDPENETLVTLANIMQKNVTAYAGTKDRGLRNESKYVLSHTDMPALLIEVAYMSSPIDGQLIQAPEYKIHSSLGIYNGILEILETLK; the protein is encoded by the coding sequence ATGCAATATAGAAAAATTATTATTGTTTTTATCTTGTTTACTTTTTTTACGACTCTATCAAATGCTCAAGATAAAAACTCGATCTTAGAAACAACCATTCATAATTTAGTTAGAGATCAAGTATTAACAACTTCTTTAAGGGATGGTGAGACTTTTATATCGACTGATGAATTAATTGATCTTCTTGAAGGTGATATCACTTTTGATTCTACAAGTCAAGAAGTTTATATCCTTTGCAAGAATACGTTTATACTATTATCCATTGATGAATCTTTTGCCTATGTAAACGGTACTTATACCGCTATGGATGCTCCTACTCAGTTAGAAGTTATTGATGATAAAACTCATATCATGACGCCTATAAATTTCATGTTGGATGCATTACAGATAAGAGATTTATCCGATGAACCTATGTTTGAAGTTCCACTTCATCCAACTCTTTCTGAAGATATTATGAGTGAGCAAACCACTGAGGATGTTATAGATGTTCAACTTCCATTAACTGATGAAGAAGAGATTGATGGCAATAAGAATTATGAATATATTATTGTTATTGACCCGGGTCATGGTGGCAACGACCCTGGTAAACCCAATGATGGCGAGAATTATGCAGGTATGGATGAAAAAGTTGCTAATTTAAACCTTGCACTAATAGTCAATGAACTTTTGTCCCAACATGATGAAATAAAAGTGTACATGACACGTACAGATGATACATATCCCACATTAAAAGAACGTTGTAATCTTGCTAATGAAATGGAAGCTGACCTTTTTATTAGCATTCATCATAATTCCTTTGCTCCAATAGTCAATGGTACGGAAACTTATTATTACGATCCAGAAAATGAAACCCTCGTTACCCTGGCTAACATTATGCAGAAGAATGTTACCGCCTATGCTGGTACAAAAGACAGAGGTTTACGTAATGAATCGAAATATGTTTTATCACATACAGATATGCCTGCTTTACTGATTGAAGTTGCATATATGTCGAGTCCAATTGACGGACAACTGATCCAAGCCCCTGAATATAAAATCCATTCATCATTAGGTATATATAATGGCATATTAGAGATTTTAGAAACATTGAAATAG
- a CDS encoding MATE family efflux transporter: protein MDRSRLLGEEKIGKLLLKFSIPAIIGMIVNALYNIIDRIFIGQGVGSDGITGITVGFPIMLIIMAFGMLVGIGATALISIRLGENKKEEAEKILGNSIVLLVLIAIIITTFGLIFLDPLLTLFGASEEALPLARDYLRIILIGSIFQCIGFGMNGFIRGEGNPMIAMLTMVIGAVANIILDPIFIFVLDMGIAGAALATITAQAISSIWVLYYFFGGKSLLNIHKKNFRLDWSVVLRIFAIGSAPFSMQLAASGVTAIFNIQLGNFGGDTAIAAFGIINSIAMLILMPIFGINQGSQPIIGYNYGAKQYDRVKKTLLLAILAATGIVLIGFVIVELFSTGLISMFNSKDAELIRIGSQGMRIFLIMLPIIGFQIVSSNYFQAVGKAARAMFLSLSRQVLFLIPAILILPRFFELQGLWMAGPLADLLSSVLTGAFLIYELRHLDSKHQEVLS, encoded by the coding sequence ATGGATAGATCGCGATTATTAGGCGAAGAAAAAATAGGGAAGCTCTTACTTAAGTTTTCTATACCAGCTATCATTGGTATGATTGTAAATGCTCTCTATAATATTATAGATAGGATATTTATAGGCCAAGGGGTTGGCTCTGATGGTATTACAGGAATAACTGTTGGATTTCCTATTATGTTGATTATTATGGCCTTTGGGATGCTTGTAGGTATAGGAGCTACAGCTCTTATATCCATACGTTTAGGAGAAAATAAAAAAGAAGAGGCTGAGAAGATACTTGGCAATTCAATCGTCTTACTGGTACTTATAGCTATTATTATTACTACTTTTGGATTAATCTTTTTAGACCCTCTCTTAACTCTTTTCGGTGCAAGTGAAGAGGCTCTACCACTTGCGCGAGATTATCTGCGTATTATTTTGATAGGATCAATTTTTCAGTGTATAGGCTTTGGAATGAACGGTTTTATACGAGGTGAAGGTAATCCGATGATTGCTATGTTAACAATGGTTATCGGTGCAGTGGCTAATATTATTCTTGATCCAATCTTTATCTTTGTATTGGATATGGGAATAGCTGGTGCGGCTCTTGCGACTATCACAGCTCAAGCTATATCATCAATATGGGTTCTTTATTACTTCTTTGGTGGTAAGAGTTTATTAAATATCCATAAAAAGAATTTTAGACTTGATTGGTCAGTTGTATTAAGAATTTTTGCCATTGGTTCAGCACCTTTCTCTATGCAATTAGCTGCAAGTGGAGTAACAGCAATTTTTAACATACAACTGGGTAACTTTGGTGGTGATACAGCTATAGCTGCTTTTGGGATTATTAATAGTATAGCTATGCTCATCCTCATGCCAATATTCGGTATCAACCAAGGTAGTCAGCCCATTATTGGTTATAACTATGGAGCAAAGCAATATGATCGGGTTAAAAAAACATTGCTATTAGCTATTTTAGCAGCCACTGGAATTGTTTTGATAGGATTTGTAATCGTAGAACTCTTTTCTACTGGATTAATAAGTATGTTTAATAGTAAAGATGCAGAATTAATTAGAATAGGAAGCCAAGGGATGAGAATATTCTTGATCATGTTACCAATCATAGGATTCCAAATAGTAAGTTCAAATTATTTCCAAGCAGTTGGTAAGGCGGCTCGGGCTATGTTCCTAAGTTTATCTAGACAAGTACTTTTCCTAATACCAGCAATACTCATATTACCTAGATTCTTTGAACTTCAAGGTTTATGGATGGCTGGTCCACTTGCTGATTTACTATCCTCAGTACTCACTGGAGCATTTCTTATATATGAGCTTAGACATTTAGATAGTAAGCATCAAGAAGTGTTAAGCTAA